The sequence TCAAAAACTGGCTTTGCACTGTGGATTGATCGGGTTATCCAATTTTTTTATCCGCCAAGCGCCTTGTTTGATTATTGCCTGCGCCGATTTGAAAGATAACATCAAAATTAACGGCCAGGACTATTATTTGGTGGATACAGCCATTTCGTTTCATCAGTTGTTGTTATATGCACGCAGTTACGGAATTGAAAGTTGTTGGCTGGCTGCTTTTTCGGAAAAGAAACTGAAGGCATATTTGGAACTTCCTGATAGTTGGAGAATTGTGGCTATGGCTCCTTTGGGTTATCCGAAAGATAAAAAAGCTCTTTATTCCAAGGCAGTAAGCAGTTTTGCCAATAGCAGTGAGAGAAAACCGCTGGAAAGCATTGTCCGTTTTTTGTAAATAGGCAACTGGCTTTGATTTTCCATTTTGCCGTAACACAATGCTTGCTTTTGACTTTCAATTTTGCCTTTGCCAGCCCAAT is a genomic window of Candidatus Cloacimonas sp. containing:
- a CDS encoding nitroreductase family protein, with translation MDAKEMIWERHSVRDFLPTPIPAEIIQDILEAGHLAPSTQNRQPWRYLVWTENAKIQKLALHCGLIGLSNFFIRQAPCLIIACADLKDNIKINGQDYYLVDTAISFHQLLLYARSYGIESCWLAAFSEKKLKAYLELPDSWRIVAMAPLGYPKDKKALYSKAVSSFANSSERKPLESIVRFL